A section of the Agromyces aurantiacus genome encodes:
- a CDS encoding MT-A70 family methyltransferase: MTTIEPNTAHKFAVIYADPPWDIAQTGERGAVQHYDLMTLDRIKAIPVGDLAAENATLLLWTTNAALPAALEVMTAWGFTYKTNAVWDKYYMGLGNYFRGSHEILLHGIRGRAPFKFRGQRSTLLFPRQEHSRKPEEMIPLIERVLDGPYLELFARARPNSHADWSVWGNEVESDISIPGYPVPSDFTRVETGLSGGLGDA, from the coding sequence ATGACCACCATCGAACCCAATACAGCGCACAAGTTCGCCGTCATCTACGCCGACCCGCCCTGGGACATCGCCCAGACCGGTGAACGCGGTGCCGTCCAGCACTACGACCTCATGACCTTGGACCGCATCAAGGCGATACCGGTCGGGGACCTCGCTGCCGAGAACGCCACGCTGCTGCTCTGGACCACCAACGCGGCCCTGCCGGCGGCGCTCGAAGTCATGACGGCCTGGGGCTTCACGTACAAGACGAACGCCGTCTGGGACAAGTACTACATGGGCCTTGGGAACTACTTCCGAGGCAGTCACGAGATTCTGTTGCACGGCATTCGTGGCCGGGCGCCGTTCAAGTTCCGGGGCCAGCGTTCGACGCTCCTCTTTCCACGGCAGGAGCATTCAAGAAAGCCGGAGGAAATGATCCCGCTCATCGAGCGGGTCCTCGATGGTCCCTATCTCGAGCTGTTCGCCCGGGCCCGCCCGAACAGCCACGCGGACTGGTCGGTCTGGGGCAACGAGGTCGAGTCCGACATCAGCATCCCGGGCTATCCAGTGCCGTCCGATTTCACGCGAGTGGAGACCGGACTCAGCGGAGGGCTCGGTGATGCGTAA
- a CDS encoding type I restriction-modification system subunit M, with translation MALKKSDLYSSLWAGADELRGGMDASQYKDYVLTLLFVKYVSDKAKADPDSLVEVPKGGSFDDLVALKGKPDIGEKINVAIRLLADANDLQGVINNADFDDPTKLGEGKAMQDRLTKLIGIFQDLDFSGSRAEGDDLLGDAYEYLMRHFATESGKSKGQFYTPAEVSRVMSQLIGITSSTPKSATVYDPTCGSGSLLLKVADAAPNGLSIYGQEKDNATWALARMNMILHGNETADIRMGDTLVDPKFRSGDTLDTFDFLVANPPFSVKSWTSGLEKEYGRFDGYVRPPEKNGDFAFLLHMIKSLKSTGKGAVILPHGVLFRGNTEATIRRELIKRSYIKGIIGLPANLFYGTGIPACIIVLDKENAQARTGIFMIDASKGFEKDGPKNRLRPRDMHKIVDVFTKQLEVERYSRMVPVSEIADPKNDYNLNIPRYIDSSEPEDIQDLHAHLQGGIPNRDLDALQPYWDAFPSLRASLFRPLRDGYSELDVDKYEVQAAIVGSSEYQAFSASTADAVAGWWVAHREVLESIASTTRPSELIADLGETLLDSFRARPLVDEYGVYEQLMSYWNDVMHDDVALIMSEGWDAAAKPRKTIENKERKLSEVPDLVVGAGRSATKYKMDLVPPALIVARYFSDERAKLDELNDAAEAATQSVDEYVEENAGEDGLLADAMDDDKISKALAVARLRKAKIEDSAGDEVTALTTLVSLYDAEAAAKRAAKEASAALDDATLKQYGKLTTAEVQSLIINEKWGATVARGATSEPSARTHELVSRIRELGERYDETLGALEAEVEALSAKVAEHLATMGVKS, from the coding sequence GTGGCTCTCAAGAAGTCGGATCTGTACAGCTCGCTCTGGGCTGGCGCTGACGAGCTTCGCGGCGGCATGGACGCCTCGCAGTACAAGGACTATGTGCTGACCCTGCTGTTCGTAAAGTACGTCTCGGACAAGGCGAAGGCCGACCCGGACAGCCTCGTCGAAGTGCCTAAGGGTGGTTCATTCGACGACCTCGTAGCGCTCAAAGGCAAGCCGGACATCGGCGAGAAAATTAACGTCGCCATCCGCCTCCTCGCTGACGCCAACGACCTGCAGGGCGTCATCAACAACGCCGACTTCGATGACCCAACGAAGCTCGGCGAAGGCAAGGCCATGCAGGACCGCCTCACCAAGCTGATCGGCATCTTCCAAGATCTCGACTTCTCGGGCTCGCGTGCCGAAGGTGACGACCTGCTTGGCGACGCATACGAGTACCTGATGCGACACTTCGCGACCGAGTCAGGCAAGAGTAAGGGACAGTTCTACACGCCGGCCGAAGTCTCGCGTGTCATGTCGCAACTGATCGGCATCACATCGAGCACCCCGAAGTCGGCGACAGTGTACGACCCGACCTGTGGTTCGGGTTCACTCCTACTGAAGGTCGCTGACGCGGCGCCCAACGGCCTGTCGATCTACGGGCAGGAGAAGGACAACGCCACCTGGGCGCTGGCGCGAATGAACATGATCTTGCACGGCAACGAAACCGCCGACATCCGCATGGGCGACACACTTGTCGACCCGAAGTTCCGCTCCGGCGACACTCTTGACACGTTCGACTTCTTGGTCGCCAATCCGCCGTTCTCCGTCAAGTCGTGGACCAGCGGCCTCGAGAAGGAGTATGGCCGCTTCGATGGCTACGTCCGGCCTCCCGAGAAGAACGGCGACTTCGCTTTCCTGCTGCACATGATCAAGTCGCTTAAGTCGACTGGGAAGGGTGCCGTCATCCTGCCTCACGGCGTGCTGTTCCGCGGCAACACCGAGGCGACCATCCGCCGGGAGCTCATCAAGCGCAGCTACATCAAAGGCATCATCGGCCTGCCAGCCAACCTGTTCTACGGCACCGGCATCCCGGCGTGCATCATCGTGCTCGACAAGGAGAACGCCCAGGCCCGCACCGGAATCTTCATGATCGATGCCTCAAAGGGCTTCGAGAAGGACGGCCCGAAGAACCGCCTTCGCCCGCGAGACATGCACAAGATCGTCGACGTCTTCACCAAGCAGCTGGAGGTCGAGCGCTACTCCCGGATGGTGCCAGTCTCGGAGATTGCCGATCCGAAGAACGACTATAACCTCAATATTCCGCGCTACATCGACTCGTCCGAGCCTGAGGACATCCAGGACTTGCACGCCCACCTCCAAGGCGGTATCCCGAATCGTGACCTCGACGCACTGCAACCATATTGGGATGCCTTTCCATCCCTGCGGGCGAGCCTGTTCAGGCCGCTGCGGGATGGCTACTCCGAGCTGGACGTCGATAAGTACGAAGTCCAGGCCGCGATAGTCGGCTCATCGGAATATCAAGCCTTCAGCGCCAGCACCGCCGACGCCGTGGCTGGATGGTGGGTGGCGCATCGTGAGGTACTCGAGTCGATCGCCAGCACGACCCGACCGAGCGAGCTGATCGCCGACCTTGGGGAAACCCTGCTCGACTCGTTCCGTGCCCGACCGTTGGTCGACGAGTACGGCGTCTACGAACAGCTCATGAGCTACTGGAACGACGTCATGCACGACGACGTCGCCCTCATCATGAGCGAGGGCTGGGACGCCGCAGCCAAACCACGTAAGACGATTGAGAACAAGGAGCGAAAGCTCTCTGAGGTTCCGGATCTAGTGGTCGGTGCCGGACGTAGCGCCACCAAATACAAGATGGATCTTGTCCCGCCGGCCTTGATTGTGGCCCGCTATTTCTCAGATGAGCGCGCCAAGCTCGACGAGCTCAACGATGCTGCTGAAGCCGCGACACAATCAGTGGACGAGTACGTCGAAGAGAACGCGGGTGAGGACGGTCTCCTCGCCGATGCGATGGACGACGACAAGATCTCGAAGGCTCTCGCGGTTGCGCGGTTGCGTAAGGCGAAGATCGAAGATTCAGCAGGCGATGAGGTAACAGCCCTGACGACGCTTGTCAGTCTGTACGACGCAGAAGCTGCCGCCAAGAGGGCCGCCAAGGAGGCCTCCGCTGCACTCGATGACGCGACGCTCAAGCAGTACGGAAAGCTCACAACCGCCGAGGTCCAGAGTCTCATCATCAACGAGAAATGGGGAGCGACGGTCGCCCGAGGCGCTACGTCCGAGCCCTCAGCGCGAACTCATGAGCTTGTGTCACGCATTCGTGAGTTGGGCGAGCGTTATGACGAGACCCTAGGCGCTCTCGAGGCCGAGGTTGAGGCGCTCAGCGCGAAAGTTGCCGAGCACCTGGCGACGATGGGGGTCAAGTCATGA
- a CDS encoding uracil-DNA glycosylase family protein encodes MGSQILTLADVWPDDPRAMIVGLNPAPESVAAGHYYQGRAGRGQLLKLADTGLFPRPSGPHFEGVALASGVGFTDIVKRPSVGEGDVTKEEIRYGSAQLADKLGSAGMGLVICVFRHPVRALLGTDTGPGLQPTITSWGGRVFRMPGPYDKRENVQRVLQQLSSIVSAL; translated from the coding sequence ATGGGAAGCCAGATCCTGACGCTTGCTGACGTCTGGCCAGACGATCCCCGAGCCATGATCGTAGGCCTAAATCCCGCTCCCGAAAGCGTTGCTGCCGGGCACTATTACCAGGGTCGGGCGGGCCGCGGTCAACTACTAAAGCTGGCCGATACTGGACTCTTCCCACGCCCGAGCGGGCCGCATTTCGAGGGAGTGGCACTGGCATCAGGTGTCGGTTTCACCGACATCGTCAAGCGTCCAAGCGTAGGCGAAGGCGACGTCACGAAGGAGGAAATCCGATACGGAAGCGCGCAACTGGCTGACAAGCTAGGAAGTGCTGGGATGGGACTCGTGATCTGCGTATTCCGGCACCCAGTAAGGGCGCTGCTTGGCACAGATACAGGGCCGGGATTGCAGCCGACGATTACGTCTTGGGGTGGGCGTGTATTCCGTATGCCGGGCCCCTATGACAAGCGAGAGAACGTGCAGCGGGTTCTACAACAGCTGTCTTCGATCGTGTCGGCCCTTTAG